The Cuculus canorus isolate bCucCan1 chromosome 26, bCucCan1.pri, whole genome shotgun sequence genomic sequence TGTTTCTCATGGACCTGAGCGAGGAGGACCAGCAGAACGGCACGGGGCACGGCTTCGGAGCGGCCGTCACTGCGGCCACCGAGCGGATGCTGCACCAAGAGGAGAGGCACCACGGGCGGGATTTCCTTCTCCGAGCCGCTAGTTTTGATATCTGTGAGAGCACCGAGGAGGCCGGATCCGGCCAGCGCAAACCGTGCCTTAGAGCCTCCACCAGTGATGGGATCCTGCGGGGCAACCGCTACGAGAACGGGGAGCATGGGCTGCGGCGGGGAAGGGACCTCTCCTCTTGGAGCCGAGCGTTCACCAGCATCCAGGAGGAAATGGCAGAAGACCCGCTGACCTACAAGTCCAAGCTCATGGTGGTGGTGAAGATGGATGCTTCCATCCAACCGGGTCCTTTCCGGGCCGTGTTGAAGTACCTTTACACGGGGGAGCTGGATGAGAACGAGCGGGACCTCATGCACATTGCTCACATCgctgagctgctggaggtgtTCGACCTCCGGATGATGGTGGCCAACATCCTCAACAACGAGGCGTTCATGAACCAGGAGATCACCAAAGCCTTCCACGTCCGGAGGACCAACCGGGTGAAGGAATGCCTGGCCAAGGGGACTTTCTCCGGTACGACTGTCTCGCCGTCGATGGGGGGCTCTGCTGGATGCTGGGGGGCTCGGCGCTCCTGGCTTTGAGCGGGGTGGCCATGCTGTGGGTCAGCAGGTGCTCGCTCGCCTTCCTTGGGGGTTTTTGGTCACGTTTTGCATTTCTGGGCTTTTTATAGATAGTTTTCCCCAGAAAGCGTGAGCGTAACGGTGCTTCCCCAGAGTTTCCTGCTCCCCAGCCTGCATGACAGCGCTGTTTTATTTATGGGAGAGCAGCAAAAGCGACTTCCTTCCCTCCTGGGCCCAGACCTTCACAAGGTCATTTGATTTATGAGGAGCAATGAGCTCTTTGGTAGGACTTCCCCAGCCCTGGCTTTCTGCTGAGCATCACGTGCCACGATGTGGGGTGACGTCTGGGAAGGGGTGTGAAGGTCCCAGCCtccctccagctggatttattTCATGAGGATGGACCTTGATGTGGTCACGCTGTCTCCGTCAGGGGTCAGATGTGTGCTGGCCTCTGGTGCGTGTCAGGGAGAAGCTCTGGTCTGGGCTGGAGAACGGAGTATGGGGACAGGCCAGCGTTGTTGtcctcctcagctctcccaAGGACTCAAGCTTGGATGAGACATTTATTTCCTGGGTTTTCCCCTTGGCTTTCAGATGTGTCATGGTGTGGCTTGGGAAGACCCCtcagaagagctgcaggagctcctcTGAGCTGGTGGAAGAcgctggagaaaagaaatagagatcTTTAGGACAAATGATAGGATACACCAGGCTCTGTCCCCTTCCCTCTGCttatagaatcttagaatcgcttggttggagaagacctttgagatcatagagtccaaccatacctgttcaccactaaaccatgtccctgctgtccccgGTGTGAGATGTTTTGATGGCAAGGGTTGTCTGAGGCCTGGTGATGGGGACGGTCCCAGTAGCATCCCTCTGCTTGTCCCCAGATGTCACCTTCGTGCTGGATGACGGTGCTATCAGTGCCCACAAGCCCCTGCTCATCTCCAGCTGCGACTGGATGGCCGCGATGTTCGGCGGCCCCTTTGTGGAGAGCTCCACCAACGAGGTGAGGAGAGGCCTCGGGGTTGGTCCTGGGAGGATGGGACAGCTGGGGATGGCCGTGGGGTGACGGCTGGTGCTTGTCTTGCAGGTGGCACTTCCTTTCACCAGCAAGAGCTGCATGCGGGCGGTGCTGGAGTACCTCTACACCGGGCAGTTCAGCTCCAGCCCCGACCTCGATGATATGATGCTCATCATCCTCGCCAACCGCCTCTGCCTGCCGCATCTGGTGGCTCTCACTGGTGagtcagggtggttgaagtgGGACAATGtcccctgctgtccccaagCTTGGGCGGCAGCGCGGTTGTGCCCGCTGTCACCCTGTCCCAGCTGCGCCATAACCCCCGTGTCTGCCCCACAGAGCAGTACACCGTCACCGGTCTGATGGATGCGCAACAGATGATGGTGGACATCGATGGGGACGTGCTGGTGTTCCTGGAGCTGGCTCAGGTAGGGCAGGACAGGGGGTGGAGCAAAGCTCTGGGTGATGCCATGCTGAGGGCTCCAGCAACTCCAGGGGATGATGCTGTCCTGGGAGAGAGTACAGGTTGACGGAGGggttcttcccctctgctccgctctggtgaggcctcacctggagccctgcgtccagttctggagtcctcaccGCAGGGAGGACACGGAGatgttggagcaagtccagaggaggtcacggagatgatgtgagggctgaagaacctcttgtgcaaggacaggctgagagaattggggttgttcagcctggagaaggctgtcaggagaccttagagcagcttccagtatggaaagggggtccaggaaagctgtggaggggctctggatcagggagggcagggagaggatgaggaggaatggttttaagctggaagaggggagattgagatgacatcttaggcagaaatgttttcctgtgagggtggggaggccctggcccaggttgcccagagcagtggtggctgccccatccctggagaggttccaggccaggttggatggagcttggagcccctgatccagtgggaggtgtccctgcccatggcagggggtgggattggataggctttgaggttccttccaactcaaaccattctgtgatcgTATGTCTGGGGAGGAATAAGGCAAattcctcctgctttcctgaTGATCTGTGCCGTGGTGGCTCTGACGTGGTCTCCATCTCTTCCAGTTCCACTGCGCCTATCAGCTTGCCGACTGGTGCCTCCATCACATCTGCACCAACTATAACAACGTCTGCCGCAAGTTCCCCCGGGATATGAAGGCCATGTCAGGAGGTGAGCGGGAGCCAGGATGGGGTGGTGGGGATCCTGGTGGTCCTGGCACTGCCCTaaccctctcctctccctgcagagaaCCAGGAGTACTTCGAGAAGCACCGCTGGCCGCCGGTGTGGTATCTGAAGGAGGAGGATCACTACCAGCGGGCCAAGAAGGAGCGGGAGAAGGAAGACTACCTCCACCTCAAACGGCAGCCCAAGAGGCGGTGGCTCTTCTGGAAcgcctcttcctccccttcctcctctccttcatcATCGGCAGCCACGGCCTcgtcttcttcctcctcctcctcctcttcggCTGTGGTTTGAAAGCCCATTCTTGCCCCGGCTCCAGCATCCTTGGGAGGAGAcggagaggaggaagaaggctgGGATGACCTGCCCCAGCACCAGACGTGGAGCGGACACCACCGGCCGAAGCCCTAGAAGGAGATGGTGGTAGCAGGGAAGCCATCCCTGCCGAGAGGCTCGGAGCGGGCACTCCTGCTGTCCCCGCGCCGCGGCTGCAGGACTGGCAGAGCCCGAGCAGCAGGAGAAACTCACGTTTACAGGAGCACGAGGGCTGTGTCGTCGTTTCATTTTGAGTTTTGGCTCTTGGgtttgttgaggttttttgggttttttttgggggggggttgtgtttttttttctatttgaccagcagcagcatgagGAAGAAGAAACCCACGCGCGCTTCCACTTTGATTTGTAACCAGAAGCTGCGGGATAGGGTTTGGCATCTGATGGCATCTCACCACCCCAGGTCCTGCCAACCCTTCCCACCCGCAGCAGGGTCAGGCAGGGTTCAGAGGTCCCCAAACGCCTCCAGGCACTGCAGCATCCCTCCTTTTGCTCACAAACTGGGGTCTGTCTGACTTGGGGAAGCAGGAGGGGACGCGAGccctttcctccctgcctctaacttttcatctttttttttctttttttttttaaacgataaagcaaaaaaaaaccaaaacaaaccccaaacacccccaaatgTGCCCCCCGCCTTCAACCTGCCACACCAGAAACCAACCCCAGGCCCCTGGCTTGGGATTTTAGCCTGGATGGCTCCATTGTaataaatggtattttaaaagccCAGCGTGGTCCCTGTGTGTTTGGGAGGAAGCGGCTGGACACGAGGCAGCCTCGTGACCTGCTTGGGGTGACAcctgcaccccctccccaccgCTTTCGGGGTGGCCATGGGCCAGTGGAGAAGCAGGATCCATCCTCCGGTGCATCCTGCCCGCTGAGAGGTGGCTTTACCATCCGACTAACTTTGCACCTCCCACCCGTGTCCTCGTAGGTGCATCAACACACGTGGCAGGAGAAGGTAGGATGGAGCCAGGACAGAGCTGCCCACGCTGGTGGTGGGGTTTGCAGGACTGACAGGTGGGGAGGAACCCATAACTCTGCTTGTCCTCCCCAGCCAGGAACGGGGGAAGCTCCTCAGAGCCCATCCTTGGCAaagaggctgctgctggagcaagCACGGAGGGATGCTCGTGGCAGGGGTGCTCCTAGTGGTGtccctcctgctctcctcccagGTGGCCTCAGTAGAGCACCTTAGAGCCACTCGCTTTCCATGCTCATCCTCAGCCATGGATGCAGGAGCAAAGTTGCAGCTCCAGCGGCGCTTCCACTCGGTGTTTTCACACTTTGCAGCACCAGTGAGCAGGTAGGACAAgaagtttctttcccttttcaatCCGCGCGCTCGCTGCTGCTTTCCGAGTCCTGTTTACCTTCCTCGAGGCAGGATTCGAGCCTCTCTATCCCAGCACTAAACCTTGCAtgtgcctggctctgcaggagCTCCCTGCCCGCGTTCGCATGCGCGGGAGGCAACGCTGGGGCTGCCCCGGATGGCACTTTGGGCATGAAACCTCCTGGCAGgtcaccaccacctcctgcttTTAGCACTTGTGTTATCAAGAAGTGGTGcaaaggctgtggggcagctccGGGGGGGGCTTTTGGGGACAAGCAGAGCCCTTTTTCTCACTAAGCACTGCATGGGTTTGCAACGTGGCTATTGCAACACACAGAGCCCTGGCTCGGTGCAGCCGGAATGGGGAGCAGGGACccccctggcagcagcagctccgtCGCAGGGTCAGCAGCATCGCTCAGCCCTGGGGTTGCAGCCCCTGCGCTCTCGAGGGGCTCAGAGTTCAGCCCTCCTCCTTTTGCCGGCGACTCAAGCGCACGGGACTCGTGGCAGAGGTGTAAAAGCAGAGCTCGGGTTGGCTGCTGCGGATTTTCCCTGGCAGAAGCATCGCTGGTGGGACCGTGGCAAAGCGTTAACACCACGGGCTGAGTCCTCAGTCCGTGCGGAGCAGCTGCCGAGCATCCTTTGGTACCCACTGAAACCCAGAACAGAGCgtggcggggaggggggagaaagatGAGAAACCAGGAGGCTTTTTTTAAACGTTTTTAGTTCCTTCATAAAGAAACTGGAAATGTAAACTGGCTGGGCCAGAGTTCTGTATAAAAACACACTCACAtgcatagtaaaaaaaaaaccaaacaaacaaaaaccttattatttttatactaGGTTTTAAGTTAAATGTATTCGACTACtgaataaatacttaaatacaAAGTTAAGCCTGAGAATCCAGTAGAATGGATGCGAGTGGGAGGGATGGGCGCTTCACAGCACAGCCCTGGCCGTGGCGAGGAGCTGGCGATGCCCCTCGCCCTCTCCCACCGTCCTGGGGAAGGTCCTGGGGGTGGCCAAGTCAAGTAATAAAAGTAGTTGTCCCTGAGCTCCGTGAGCCAGAGTAAGGGGCTGAGCGTTGGAGGATGGCTGGGGGGTACCCGCGGTCACGCTCAGCCCTCAGTGCATTCACATTTCCATGCTGGTTGGACAAGAGACAGCAAAGCCACCCCACGGCCAAGGGGATGGGCACTAACTGTCTTCACCAAAGTCATGGAGAAGGTTGTTCCTGGCTCACCGGGAAGTTTGCTGCCCATATCACGCTCCGCTCCCTCTCCTTCCACTGAGCTTTCTCTCAGGCAACCCCAGCGATGACAGAACAGGTAGACCTTTCCCACCCTTCCCTCAAAGTCCAGTCTAAAATGATTCCTGGCAGCAAGCAAAGCAGCTAAAATGCAGTCAACAGCTTTCAGAAACCCAAGAACCCAGTCCATCGTTTGTAACACTATTTAGAGTTCTTCTACGAGCACAAGCCATTGCACTATGATAACAATCacataatggtttgggttggaagagatcttcaagtccatccagttccaaaccctctgccaagGGCAGAGAACTTCTACCGGATCAGGGTGCTGGGGACACCCCGTAAAAAGGATGATCCAGttaaaaaacaccaccacaggGACGCCTACAGCTCTTCTGTGGCACCTCTGGAAAAGCTAGCAGCATTCTGAGGTAACAACGGTTTTAGCTTGAAGTGCCGAGATGCCGGGCCTGCCTTGCTCCTCAGTTCACTTCGTATTCGAAATATCCCTGCTGGACCAGCTTGGAGGAGATGTCCTCAGCAATCCCTCCGAGATTGATGCGGTGCAGGGTCTCCAGCAACGTGTTTACGGAGGCGTTCATCCCTTGCCTGTTCTGCCACGTGTTGAGCATCTGGAAGAAGGGCTCCAGCGAATACTTGTCGTTCATCTCCGCAAGGACAATGTCGTTCTCCAGCAGATCAAGCGCTCGGCCGAATCTCTTCCAGTCCTTGTAGGGCACTTCTTGGGCAAAGATGTCAAAGGAGCGTCGTAGAACTAGAGGGGGAACGGGAAAAGGTCAGAAGACAGAGTAGAGAATGGAAGGTAGACCACGGACAGCTGGCAAGGatttgataggaatggttggactcgatgatccaagaggtcttttccaacctggtgattctatgatttcaccCAGAAAGCTTTCACCCCAGGCATaccttctccccacccctcaGCACATCCCTTCGGCCCCAACACTTACGGTGAATGGAGTTTTTTCCTTGCACTGGAACCAGATTCTTCCTCGGTTTCCCACTGTGATAGGAGGTCCCTGGCACACTCACCTGGAAATACAAATATCCCATAGCACCCACCAAGCCCTGGCACAGACGCTGTCTCCAAGCCCCACTGATGGGGTTGGAGAACCCTTTCCCGCTCTCTGGGGACTGTTGGGGCAGGAGATCCTCATAAATGCCCATCGTTTCCTGGCTTTGGGATGACAGCACGCCACAAAAGCAGGGGAGAGGAAAGCTGTTTTACTCAGCATCAGCATTAAATCTGGCAGCCGACTGCAACAAGCAGATTTTGCAGTCCTGAACCCAGAACAAGGAGAAGGGACACCTCGCTGTCTCCATGAAGAAACCATCATGCGGCCCTAGAAGCGCCCCAGAGCTCATCAGCTTGgtaaaaggcaaaggaaagcatCAGAatgagcacagcagagcagagatggccaagaaggccaaaagcATCCTGGTCTCCATCAggaatagtgtggccagcaggacccgGGAAGTGCTCCTTCCCCtggacttggtgctggtgaggctgcaccatGAATCCTGGGTTGTTTTGGGCCCCTctctacaagaaggacatcaaggggctggagcacgtccagagaaaggaacggagctggggaagagttTAGAGCAAAAGccttatgaggaacagctgagggagctgaggagaaaaggaggctgaggggacatctcatcgctctctacaactgcctgaaaggaggtggtgaggTGGGATTGGtctcttctgcctggtagccagtgacaggagaaggggaaatggcctcaagatgccccaggggaggtttaggttggatattaggaggaatttctttactgcaaggGTTGTCCAGCATTGGgccaggctgcccggggagggggttgagtccccatccctgggggtgtttaaaagatgatgagatgtacttggggacatgctctggtggtggacttagcaaggctggattgatggttggactcgatcttaaaggtcttttccaatcaaaatcGTTCTGTGAGGGGCACACTCACGTACCTTTGGCCCCAGAGCACCGGGAGTCGCTGAACCCCTGTGCAGATCCCGGGCAATCTGCTGGTTGAGATCGTTGTCATCTGTCTCCACTCTCCTGCTCTGGAACCTTGTCAGCAATCGCATCATGTagtcctgcagcaggaaagaagCACAAACCATCCAAGTTGGGAGGTTCTGGGAGGGCAGGATTCACACCGGCTCAGCGGCGATACCATCTACGGCAGCAGCATCCACCGTGCCATGCTTTTAAGGACATGGCTTGATTAAATGGCTCATTAAAGGAAGGTTAAAGCCTTTCCTTTAACCCAGGATCCGCACCAGGGACCTTGGATGGGCTGGAACCTCTACCAGGGAACTGGAAAGGGGGCTGCAAGCGCCCCACGTAGAGCAGAGTACTACCAGAGCCCCTCCTCTACTCAACCCAGCTCTACCACAACCCTGCAGGGGCAAAACTTATCCCTCCGCTCTCCAACCTTCCGAGGAACTGCTGGCAAAgcggggagcagagggggaacCTCACACCAGCCCCACGAACAGAGCCACCACCCCGTCTGCCGTCGCAGCGACTCACCACCAGGCCACACGACTTAGTGCTCAGGTCTCTCTTGCGTCCTGGAAGATGAAAGCAGTGCTGTGATCCCTCTTCCCTCAGGAAGACACTTCTTCCCACCCAGCCCACCCCCACGCAGAGGCAGGGCGAGCGCCCTGGGGATCCCCAACACCCGATGCTCAcctgcaaaacagcagcagtacaATAAGGCGATGAACACAACCAGGGCTACGAGTACCACGACGATCACCACCCATGTGGCTAAAGTTGATAAAACAGAAGGGTGGTGgggagctgctcctgctctcctcagcagcagctcataCCTCAGTCCCTCAGcccatctccccctcctccagcagcctttCACTTActagagaagctggagaaggtgTCGGTGGGAGGACCACATTGACGGTCACTCTGTGGCGTGCAAGGAGCCAGCTCTACTTCATCCTTGGAACAcctgggaaagaggaaaacagagcagGCTCAGCAGCTGGGGCTTGAGCACAGATCCCAGCAGGACCCACCGCGTCACCCAACTCACCGAGGTCGGCACTTTTGGCACATCTCGCAGGGATGGTCCGGGGAGCAGAAGGTGCCGTTCTTGCAGGCACATTGTGTGTTGCGGGTGGGTTGGCAAGGACTCACTTGCACCTGATCTGTGGGTAAGAGGAGAGAAAGCTCTACCCCAACCCTTCCACCCGCTTCCTTCGTTAATGCTGCTAACGACTCGAGCTGAACCGCAAGCCTGGTAAAGACCACATCACTCTCTGGTGCTGCGTTTCAGCCTTCcccctttcctgccccacacctcACCGTGCCcaagagaaaagcaatgctggcctcaaagctccaccaGCAGCCTACAGCGCTGCCTGGAGCCCAGTCCTCCTGGTCCTTGCTGGATGGAGGTCTCGTGTCCCAGCTTTGCACAATGGATGCTGCACGGAACAGAGAGGCAGGTCTGGCACGAGCTGCCACACCAATTCCACACCCAGCGCACTCCCCATAGCCTGAGCCGCTCTTTGAGGACACTGCAGGTGACTGTGCTCTTAAATAGAGAGGTCTCCAGTCAGCTGGACCAGTGCTATCAGCCAGCATCACCCCTGCGCACCCCAGCTCGTACCTGCCCTACACGTCTTGCAGCCAATGCACTTGGAAAAGTCATTTGGATATTCGATGTATTCGTCTCCCGCACACGGCGAACACTTGCTGGAGCTGTTTTGCTCTTGACAGTGCTCTGCTACGTGGGTGCCTGcgagaagcagaggagaaagaaagggcgTATCTGTGAGCAAACAGCTCAGGACAGCGATGTCTTTGCAAAGAGGGAGTTCATTCTGCTGTCAGAGCAGTTAAGAGGTGAATTAGGAATGATAAAAATGttcccagaatcatagaatcgttaaggttggaaaagccttcTCAGCTcgtccagtccaaccgtcagtCCAACCCCACCATCCCCAAGTGCCACGTCTGTGTgttctttgaacccctccagggatggagactccaccaccgccctgggcagcctggtccggggcttgacaaccctttccatcAAGTAATTTCCCCCaatatccactctaaacctcccctggcgcaacttgaggccatttcctctcatcctatctcttgttacttaggagaaaagTCCTGcgcccacctccccacaacctcctttgcAGGAGCTGCGGAGAGCGATGAGatccccctcagcctcctcttctccaggctaaacagccccaggttcCTCAaccactcccagaacccctgttttctccagccccttcctcagctcttttcccttctccggatgcgctccagcccaagcgaggggcccaaaactgaacccaggattcacGGTACGGCTTCACGTGTCCTTCCTTAGGTCTCatgacagcagagcaggagagggagagcACCCACTGCCTCCTCCCAAGGAGGAAGGATGCGCTGTCTCTGTGGGCAGAAACACCACAAGGCTGCACGTGGGGCGGCGTTTGAGACCATCTTACCTGCTGGGCACTTCTTGCAATAGAGATTGGTGTCTTGGACTTGGTAAaactcctcccttcctctgcctgGGTCTAAAAGATCCACCTTGTCCTTCCTAACCTGCGGTGCTGCAGCTCCCTGttaaattaatacagaaaaagctTGAGTTAAAACCCACCCCAAGTTcacagagcaaaggaaagaTGAGAAGGGCACGAGCTGCTCTGCCCGGGGAACTCATCCGAAGCAGGAGAAGAGTTCTGGGATGGCTCAGAGCTGCTGGATGTGGTGGCCAAACCCACCCTTGATGGAGATGAAGGGGTCTTTCCCCGACTCGGAGTGGTTATTTCCTCGGCAAAGCACAAAGAGGGGTTGCAGAGGGATTCCTGTGTGCCAGGTTATCAGCAAGGCAAAGGCTTGCTAACGCTTCCTTAGGAGAACACCAGgctccccttccttccccaatTTCTGAGCACGTGAACCAACAGCAGCGAAGAAAATGGAAGGGCAGGGAAGAGGAACAAGGAGGGCGTTTGTGGGGAGGAAACCTGTGTCAAGGCTGGTACGTGGCTCTTGTGCCCACACAACACAGCCCAAGGCTGCTCCGGGCTCCCAGGGGACAGCACAGCCTCCAGCACTTCCGTATCTTCTGCATTATCCCCATTATCTCACTACGGATCGGGAAGCCAACGGCCAAGTTTCCGCCAGGTCACCACCGTGCAATTTCTGCTGGCTCAGCAGTTTCTGTCCCTCCTGAGTCGCTCGAGCTGTGAGGGACGATGCTGGATGGGAACAGCCATTCGCCCCATCAGGGGTTGGAGGGACTTTTGAGCACCCCATGTTCCCAAGCGGAACGGTGCCCttggctggagcacctcccatccgaggacaggctgagagagttggggatgttcagcctggagaagagaaggctccaagaagaccttagagcagcttccaagaCATAAAGGgactccaagaaagctggagaggggctgttcacaaaggcttggagtgatagaaggaggggcaatggggataaacgggagaagggcagatttagaccggacataaggaagaatttcttcactatgagggtgggcagacactggcccaggttgcccagggaagctgtggctgctccatccctggaggggttccaggccaggttggatggggtttggagcccctgatccagtgggaggtgtccctgcccatggcagggggggtggaactggatgggctttgaggtcctttcaaacctattctgtgattctctgatagAAATGGATCCAAATCTGCCTCTACTTCCAGCCTCTTCCCCTCTACCCCATTTTATCCGGAAGGATGATGCCCACGCTGTGAGCTGCACTTTCCCCTTCAAGCATGAACCTGCCtcttaaagcaaatatttcttcccatgAGTCAGAAGCTGCCTTGAAAGGCTGAAACAATAGAAAAAAGCAGTCCCCAGAGCCAGCCTGGGGATACAAAGCcaattccccctcctcctcctgcccagacaCTTCCTGTGGGTGTACAAGGAAGGGTGTTTGCACCAAAACTGGCCGCAGCAGGTCCAGTGCTCACGGGACTGGAGAAGGTGACACAGACCCACAAACAAAGCAGTCACGTCATCAAACAGCGATTCCCCAACACATCCCCACGCACACAGCTCTGCTTGGACACACAGGCAtggagccccatccagcccagaGATGGGACCATCTCCAGACCCTGGGTTGGGAGGAATCAAATCCAACAGCTCTCCAAAGGCTTCTGGCTCAGCAtcacctgctgctgcttcctccgGCTGGGagggtttcatagaatcatggaatgggttgggttggatctcaaagcccgtccagtgccaccccctgctatgggcagggacacctcccactggatcaggggctctgaaccccatccaacctggcctggaacccctccagggatgggacagccaccactgctctgggcaacctggaccgGTGTctcttcttcctaaaatctcatcttttagctgaaaactgttctccctcatcctgtccccgatccagagcccctccccagctttcctgcaccCCCTTTCCacgctggaagctgctctaaggtctcctcggagccttctccaggctgaacaaccccaactctatCAGCTTGGCCTCACAGCagaagttctccagccctcggatcatctccgtggcctcctcaGGACtccttccaacagttccatatccttcttatgctgaggattccagaactggacacagcactccaggtggggtctcacaagaagTTTGGAAGTTTATAAAGTTCTTTTTCACGCAGCTTAGGAGAAAAGCCTCGCTTTTCCCTTCCAGCCATCAGCAGCTCTTGGGGCTTTTACCCACCCTGGTCTCGAACGCTTTCAGGGACTGAGCCTGGGCAAGCTTTCCCCAGGAGGGGGAGAAAATCAAGCTCTTCCTTTCCCATTCAAACTCTGCCAGGCTGTGAAGGTGATCACAGCAACC encodes the following:
- the LOC104068597 gene encoding tumor necrosis factor receptor superfamily member 10A encodes the protein MLGASLWLWIPLVLLGTGAAAPQVRKDKVDLLDPGRGREEFYQVQDTNLYCKKCPAGTHVAEHCQEQNSSSKCSPCAGDEYIEYPNDFSKCIGCKTCRADQVQVSPCQPTRNTQCACKNGTFCSPDHPCEMCQKCRPRCSKDEVELAPCTPQSDRQCGPPTDTFSSFSTTWVVIVVVLVALVVFIALLYCCCFAGRKRDLSTKSCGLVDYMMRLLTRFQSRRVETDDNDLNQQIARDLHRGSATPGALGPKVSVPGTSYHSGKPRKNLVPVQGKNSIHLLRRSFDIFAQEVPYKDWKRFGRALDLLENDIVLAEMNDKYSLEPFFQMLNTWQNRQGMNASVNTLLETLHRINLGGIAEDISSKLVQQGYFEYEVN